A genomic region of Anaerolineales bacterium contains the following coding sequences:
- a CDS encoding class II fructose-bisphosphate aldolase, whose amino-acid sequence MTAEAPTSITSALGSAAEYREGAIFISDEAAVRSRIGELVRLAGLGSENEQAWARYLVRLIALELGAVPASIHDLYLARGRGEVPPSFTVPAMNLRVLAFDAARAVFRVANKINAAAFIFEIARSEIGYTAQRPAEYATNILGAAVAEGYRGPVFIQGDHFQISASRYKQDADKEISAVEELTTEAMQAGFYNIDVDTSTLVDISLAGERAQQAINAELSAHFTQFIRQHQPAGVTVSVGGEIGEVGSQNSTEEELRAYVDGYNEALAAKDGDLVGLSKISIQTGTSHGGVVLPDGSVAQVKVDFDTLLQLSRVARSYGYGGAVQHGASTLPQDAFGKFVEAEACEVHLATNFQNMAFGRLPKPMLSAVYAYVNEHYSGDRKPNHTDEQFLYENRKRAIGPFKEAFWDLSPADKAQITDAWEAQFGLLFELLALAGTRRFVEQTVQPAKVAPVRSFYFGKEAEQEEVKDLSD is encoded by the coding sequence ATGACTGCTGAAGCCCCCACTTCCATTACATCCGCCCTTGGTTCCGCCGCTGAATACCGCGAGGGAGCCATTTTTATTTCTGACGAGGCCGCAGTACGCAGCCGCATTGGCGAGCTGGTGCGCCTGGCGGGCCTCGGCAGCGAGAATGAGCAGGCCTGGGCGCGCTACCTGGTGCGCCTGATCGCCCTGGAGCTGGGCGCCGTGCCGGCCAGCATCCACGACCTGTACCTGGCGCGCGGCCGCGGCGAGGTGCCGCCTAGCTTCACCGTGCCGGCCATGAACCTGCGCGTGCTCGCCTTCGATGCCGCCCGCGCCGTGTTCCGCGTGGCGAACAAGATCAACGCAGCCGCCTTCATCTTCGAGATTGCGCGCTCCGAGATCGGTTACACCGCCCAGCGCCCGGCTGAATACGCCACCAACATCCTCGGCGCGGCCGTGGCCGAAGGCTACCGCGGCCCGGTCTTCATCCAAGGCGATCATTTCCAAATTTCCGCCTCGCGCTACAAGCAAGACGCGGACAAAGAGATCAGCGCGGTTGAGGAGCTGACCACCGAAGCCATGCAGGCTGGCTTCTACAACATTGACGTCGATACCTCTACCTTGGTGGACATTAGCCTCGCGGGTGAACGCGCCCAGCAGGCCATCAACGCTGAGCTCTCGGCACATTTCACGCAATTCATCCGCCAACATCAGCCCGCCGGCGTTACCGTTTCCGTGGGCGGCGAGATTGGCGAAGTGGGCAGCCAGAACTCTACTGAGGAAGAGCTGCGCGCCTATGTAGACGGCTATAACGAAGCGCTGGCCGCCAAAGACGGCGATTTAGTCGGCCTGAGCAAGATCAGTATTCAAACCGGCACTTCCCACGGCGGCGTTGTGCTGCCGGATGGTTCGGTGGCACAGGTGAAGGTGGACTTTGACACCTTGCTACAACTCAGCCGCGTGGCACGCAGCTACGGCTACGGCGGCGCGGTACAGCACGGCGCCAGTACCCTACCGCAGGATGCCTTCGGCAAGTTTGTGGAAGCCGAAGCCTGTGAGGTGCACCTGGCGACCAACTTCCAAAACATGGCCTTTGGGCGCCTGCCCAAGCCCATGCTGAGCGCGGTATATGCCTATGTGAACGAGCACTACAGCGGTGACCGCAAGCCCAACCACACGGATGAGCAATTCCTCTACGAGAATCGCAAACGTGCCATCGGCCCGTTCAAAGAAGCTTTCTGGGACCTGAGCCCGGCGGACAAAGCCCAAATCACCGATGCGTGGGAAGCACAGTTCGGCTTGCTCTTCGAGCTGCTGGCTCTGGCCGGCACGCGCCGCTTTGTAGAGCAGACGGTGCAGCCCGCCAAAGTAGCGCCGGTGCGCAGCTTCTACTTCGGCAAAGAAGCCGAGCAGGAAGAAGTAAAAGATCTTTCGGACTAA
- a CDS encoding SPFH domain-containing protein: MARIFDVIEYPNEMKEEIVHRFPESGAGDFRIGSQVIVRESQSAVFFRDGKALDVFKPGRHTIATANIPYLIDLIGKAFNDRSPFTAEVYFVSRREFLDRKWGTPQPIVMQTPGVGLGWLLLQGFGTYSYSVEDPQQFVTQVVGTQGVYDTVDIENDLRSRLLRSFSDLLGEMKGKYTTVQDIIGNQEEIGAAVRAKAQDDFEARGLTLKAFVIANMTPSPTSAEALRGMGLLDTATYTQLQAADAMREAANNPSGGAGLTAGIGAGVGIGQVMSEALKSAGTSAAAAAASMPDVMTTAEAANILKVAEADILAAIEAKELSARKVGESYRISKAAMEKFLGG, translated from the coding sequence ATGGCGCGTATCTTTGATGTAATTGAATACCCGAATGAGATGAAGGAAGAGATCGTGCATCGCTTCCCTGAGAGCGGTGCGGGTGATTTCCGCATCGGTTCGCAGGTGATCGTGCGCGAATCGCAGAGCGCCGTCTTCTTCCGTGACGGCAAGGCGCTGGATGTCTTCAAGCCCGGCCGTCACACCATCGCCACGGCCAACATCCCGTATCTTATTGACCTGATCGGCAAGGCCTTCAACGACCGCAGCCCCTTCACGGCTGAGGTCTACTTTGTCTCGCGCCGTGAGTTCCTTGACCGCAAGTGGGGCACTCCGCAGCCCATCGTGATGCAGACCCCCGGCGTGGGCCTGGGCTGGCTACTGCTGCAGGGCTTCGGCACCTATTCGTATTCTGTGGAGGACCCGCAGCAGTTCGTGACCCAGGTGGTGGGCACACAGGGCGTGTACGACACTGTGGATATTGAGAATGATCTGCGCTCGCGCTTGCTGCGCTCCTTCTCTGACCTGCTGGGTGAGATGAAGGGCAAGTACACCACGGTGCAGGACATCATCGGCAACCAGGAAGAGATCGGTGCCGCGGTACGCGCCAAAGCGCAGGATGACTTTGAAGCGCGCGGCCTGACGCTGAAGGCGTTCGTGATCGCTAACATGACGCCTTCGCCCACCAGCGCCGAGGCGCTGCGCGGTATGGGCCTGCTGGACACGGCCACCTATACGCAGCTGCAGGCAGCCGACGCTATGCGCGAAGCGGCCAACAACCCCAGCGGCGGCGCCGGCCTGACGGCTGGCATCGGTGCCGGTGTGGGTATTGGCCAGGTGATGAGTGAGGCGCTCAAGAGTGCTGGCACCAGCGCCGCCGCTGCCGCGGCCAGCATGCCGGATGTGATGACTACCGCCGAAGCCGCCAACATCCTCAAGGTGGCCGAGGCCGACATCCTGGCCGCCATCGAGGCCAAGGAGCTGAGTGCCCGCAAAGTGGGCGAGAGCTACCGCATCAGCAAGGCCGCCATGGAGAAGTTCCTCGGCGGGTAG
- a CDS encoding NUDIX domain-containing protein translates to MTNNPQKFSKTRYQVIPRVLVFLTRGDEVLLMKRADDRPVFPGLYNGLGGHVERSESVLAAAYREIEEESGLRPQRLWLCADVSIDTGDPDVGIHMSVFCGPAPQDGELRQSDEGTLQWVKVSELAELQMVEDIPTLLPKVLAVPPDGEPLWALYTYDDAGTLTMHFEDI, encoded by the coding sequence ATGACCAATAATCCGCAAAAATTCAGCAAGACCCGCTATCAGGTCATCCCGCGCGTACTGGTGTTTCTTACGCGTGGCGATGAAGTGCTGCTGATGAAGCGCGCCGACGACCGCCCCGTTTTCCCTGGGCTGTATAACGGGTTGGGCGGCCACGTCGAGCGCAGCGAGAGCGTGCTGGCGGCTGCTTACCGCGAGATCGAAGAAGAGTCTGGCTTGCGCCCACAACGCTTGTGGCTATGCGCAGATGTGTCGATTGACACGGGTGACCCTGATGTTGGCATCCACATGAGCGTGTTCTGCGGCCCGGCCCCGCAGGATGGTGAATTGCGCCAGTCTGATGAGGGCACCTTGCAATGGGTCAAAGTGAGCGAGCTGGCTGAGTTGCAGATGGTGGAAGATATCCCCACCCTGCTGCCCAAAGTGCTGGCCGTGCCGCCGGATGGCGAGCCGCTGTGGGCGTTGTATACCTATGACGATGCTGGGACGCTCACCATGCATTTTGAGGATATTTAA
- a CDS encoding PD40 domain-containing protein: protein MGVEQRRGLASTLRGVLLCGLLLCSLLLTACAPAAPDGNPVQTAIAATLTARPFSTQIPTELPSIPTRTFVPGDRPQGKIVYVCQYSKLSGRNQICLINADGSNQRVLTQGGTYDDFFPSITSDGEYVLFASDRTGRYQIYQYALDTDQLTQLTEFTDISAFAPTASPDGRWIVFYATQDGTQYPASHSIWVMRRDGSNPVRLGQRPGGGWDPVWSPDSSQIQFASEVKGYPQLFVINADGSGVRQVTDFSGLRGRNDWSVHGLLATYLGSSWNRDIYVFDTQGDNLVQLTDGGNNLAPSFSPDGEWLTFMSYRDNPRLDLGCEIYIMRVDGSEPRRLTENDICDWQPRWGP, encoded by the coding sequence GTGGGTGTGGAGCAACGCCGCGGCCTAGCCTCCACACTGCGCGGCGTGCTGCTGTGCGGCCTGCTGCTATGCAGCTTGCTACTAACAGCCTGCGCGCCTGCCGCGCCGGATGGCAATCCGGTGCAGACGGCCATCGCCGCTACACTGACGGCGCGCCCGTTCAGCACACAGATACCAACCGAGTTGCCGTCCATCCCCACGCGCACCTTTGTACCGGGCGACCGGCCGCAGGGCAAGATTGTGTATGTGTGCCAGTACAGCAAGTTGTCTGGCCGCAACCAGATCTGCCTGATCAATGCCGATGGCAGTAATCAGCGCGTGCTCACCCAGGGCGGCACGTACGATGATTTCTTCCCGTCGATTACCTCGGATGGCGAATACGTCTTGTTCGCCTCAGACCGCACGGGGCGCTATCAGATCTACCAATATGCGCTGGACACCGACCAGCTGACCCAGCTCACTGAGTTCACTGATATAAGCGCCTTCGCGCCTACGGCTTCGCCAGACGGGCGCTGGATTGTGTTCTACGCCACACAAGATGGCACGCAGTACCCGGCCAGCCATAGCATCTGGGTCATGCGCCGCGATGGCAGCAACCCCGTGCGCCTCGGCCAGCGGCCGGGCGGCGGCTGGGACCCGGTATGGTCGCCGGATAGCAGCCAGATCCAATTCGCTTCCGAGGTTAAGGGCTACCCGCAGTTGTTCGTGATAAATGCAGATGGGTCAGGCGTGCGCCAGGTGACCGACTTCAGCGGCCTGCGCGGCCGCAATGACTGGTCTGTGCACGGGCTGTTGGCAACCTATCTAGGCTCCTCATGGAACCGCGATATTTATGTCTTTGATACGCAAGGTGACAACCTTGTGCAGCTCACGGATGGCGGCAACAACCTGGCGCCCAGCTTCTCGCCGGATGGCGAGTGGCTGACCTTTATGTCGTACCGCGATAACCCGCGGCTGGATCTAGGCTGCGAGATTTACATCATGCGTGTGGATGGCAGCGAGCCGCGCCGCCTCACCGAGAATGACATCTGCGATTGGCAGCCGCGCTGGGGGCCGTAG